The following are encoded in a window of Nitrospirota bacterium genomic DNA:
- the thiL gene encoding thiamine-phosphate kinase, whose amino-acid sequence MQLRQVGELALLRELQKKFSRASHQDRSVIVGIGDDAAVIAPGREDLMITTDMMTEGVHFDLGYCAPFHLGFKLVSVNVSDIMAMGGAPRYLFLNIAVKEDADEAFFWELYEGIAEAMTLYGVALLGGDLSATLHDMALSATVIGSGERPVTRAGASPGDKIYVTAATGDAACGLALLTRLAPESRALVKGWRFREREGLPALSLQQNDRQVTLPGERIAPLLRRHLMPVARDARPFRGLVTAMLDVSDGLFIDLGRLCDASGVGARVYRDRIPVSDAVRYAAGLLGLDPFACATAGGEDYELLFTASPEAADEAIDAICIGEITGNERTLVDAGGRASELKIEGYQHFADS is encoded by the coding sequence ATGCAACTCCGGCAGGTAGGAGAGCTCGCTCTTCTCAGAGAACTCCAAAAAAAGTTTAGCCGCGCATCGCACCAGGACCGCAGCGTCATCGTCGGCATCGGCGATGACGCTGCGGTCATCGCTCCCGGAAGAGAAGACCTCATGATCACCACCGATATGATGACCGAGGGCGTCCACTTCGACCTCGGGTATTGTGCGCCCTTTCACCTCGGCTTCAAGCTGGTGTCGGTGAACGTCAGCGATATCATGGCAATGGGGGGAGCGCCGCGGTATCTCTTCCTGAACATCGCCGTAAAGGAAGATGCCGACGAGGCGTTTTTCTGGGAGCTCTACGAGGGCATTGCCGAGGCGATGACGTTGTACGGTGTGGCGCTGCTGGGAGGCGATCTTTCGGCGACCCTGCACGATATGGCGCTCTCCGCGACCGTGATCGGCAGCGGGGAGAGGCCGGTCACGAGGGCGGGCGCTTCCCCGGGAGATAAAATCTATGTCACCGCAGCGACGGGTGACGCGGCCTGCGGTCTCGCCCTGCTCACGAGGCTCGCCCCTGAATCGAGGGCCCTTGTCAAGGGATGGCGGTTCAGGGAGCGGGAGGGGCTCCCCGCTCTTTCGCTGCAGCAGAACGACCGGCAGGTGACGCTTCCGGGCGAGCGCATTGCGCCGCTGCTCAGACGGCATCTCATGCCGGTGGCGAGGGACGCGCGGCCTTTCCGCGGGCTGGTGACCGCGATGCTCGATGTGAGCGACGGCCTGTTCATCGACCTCGGCAGGCTCTGTGACGCCAGCGGGGTCGGCGCCAGGGTTTACCGCGACCGGATACCGGTCTCGGATGCAGTACGGTATGCCGCGGGGCTCCTCGGGCTCGACCCGTTCGCCTGCGCGACGGCCGGCGGCGAAGATTACGAGCTGCTGTTTACCGCGTCGCCGGAAGCGGCGGATGAGGCGATCGATGCGATCTGCATCGGTGAGATTACCGGGAACGAGAGAACGCTCGTCGATGCCGGCGGAAGGGCATCCGAGCTGAAGATAGAGGGGTATCAGCATTTTGCCGATTCGTGA
- a CDS encoding TldD/PmbA family protein yields the protein MMNDELLQRLLQRTLSNGGAYADIFVERRLTTAVQMEDNRIERVLSGSLAGVGIRLIHEGKTAYAYSNDFSESNLLAVAETVSKAATLPSGAPAVDLKRRYPEVSFTIAMPPEAVPLADKVALVSAANEAARSVDQRIRQVTVLYRDSVQSVTIAASDGTVAEDNRVHTMGIVQVVAADGARIQTGYEPLGGHIGYELFEGHALEQAAVKAARRAVLMLTARRAPGGRMPVIISSEAGGTMIHEAIGHGLEADLAQRGLSVYSGKLGQRVASPVITVLDDATLPNKRGSFRFDDEGTPAQRNVLVKEGVLKQFMYDRATAAVDGTVSTGNGRRESYEHKPIPRMTNTYIASGAVSPEEVIRSVPRGLLVKKMGGGQVNTVTGDFVFDVQEGYLIENGAALEPVRGATLTGSGPAVLQSIDMVASDLGFSIGTCGKDSQGAPVSDAMPTLRIPEMVVGGEVRE from the coding sequence ATGATGAATGATGAGCTCTTGCAGCGTCTGCTGCAGCGGACCCTGTCGAACGGCGGCGCGTATGCAGATATCTTCGTCGAGCGCCGCCTGACGACCGCCGTACAGATGGAAGACAACAGGATCGAGAGGGTCTTGAGCGGCTCTCTCGCCGGCGTCGGCATACGGCTCATCCATGAGGGGAAAACGGCGTACGCCTACAGCAATGATTTCTCCGAGAGCAACCTCCTCGCGGTTGCCGAAACCGTCAGCAAGGCGGCTACCCTCCCCTCGGGAGCGCCGGCCGTCGACCTGAAGCGGCGCTACCCGGAGGTCTCCTTCACTATCGCGATGCCGCCGGAGGCCGTTCCGCTCGCTGACAAGGTCGCCCTGGTCAGCGCGGCAAACGAAGCGGCGCGGTCCGTCGATCAGAGGATCAGGCAGGTTACCGTCCTCTACCGCGATTCGGTACAGAGCGTCACGATCGCCGCCTCCGACGGCACGGTCGCCGAGGACAACCGGGTGCATACCATGGGCATCGTGCAGGTCGTGGCTGCGGACGGGGCGCGCATCCAGACAGGGTACGAGCCGCTCGGCGGCCATATCGGCTATGAGCTGTTCGAGGGGCACGCCCTGGAACAGGCGGCGGTCAAAGCCGCGCGGCGTGCGGTGCTCATGCTCACCGCGCGAAGGGCGCCGGGAGGAAGGATGCCGGTCATCATCTCCTCCGAAGCAGGAGGGACCATGATCCACGAGGCTATAGGCCACGGCCTCGAGGCGGACCTGGCGCAGCGGGGGCTGTCGGTGTATTCCGGGAAGCTCGGCCAGAGGGTCGCGTCGCCGGTGATTACCGTACTCGATGACGCCACCCTCCCCAACAAGCGCGGCTCCTTCCGCTTCGACGATGAAGGGACGCCGGCGCAGAGGAATGTCCTCGTAAAGGAGGGGGTGCTCAAGCAGTTCATGTACGATCGCGCCACGGCGGCGGTCGACGGTACGGTATCCACGGGAAACGGCAGGAGGGAGTCCTATGAGCACAAGCCCATTCCCCGGATGACCAACACCTATATCGCCTCCGGCGCCGTGTCGCCGGAGGAGGTCATCAGGTCGGTCCCCCGCGGGCTCCTGGTGAAGAAGATGGGGGGCGGCCAGGTCAATACCGTGACCGGTGATTTCGTCTTCGACGTACAGGAGGGATATCTCATCGAGAACGGCGCAGCCCTCGAACCCGTGCGCGGCGCGACGCTGACGGGGAGCGGCCCCGCAGTGCTGCAGTCCATCGATATGGTCGCCTCGGACCTGGGCTTCTCGATAGGCACCTGCGGCAAGGATTCACAGGGAGCCCCGGTGTCCGACGCCATGCCGACCTTGCGGATACCGGAGATGGTAGTGGGAGGGGAAGTCAGGGAGTGA
- a CDS encoding RNA methyltransferase, translating into MKYTTLTSTSNPLIKGTLKLKSSPDRSTGFLIEGPHLVEAALAAGVAFKRVFFTAEFISKKEGKRLLHLLERKASLLVELSGAVFSRLSDTETPQGIIAVVSWPAIGLEGLQFKAAPFLAVCDGIQDPGNLGTIIRSADAAGADAVVVMPGTCNAFSPKAVRATAGSIFTIPVVHAAPDELRDFLSERDIHLWGTDSRAERSIYEADLSRPVAIALGNEAHGLSGPLRRIAAGFMSIPLAGRAESLNVAMAATVAFYETLRQRRFSGR; encoded by the coding sequence GTGAAATACACCACCCTCACCAGCACCTCGAATCCCCTCATAAAAGGGACGCTGAAACTCAAGAGCAGTCCCGACCGGAGCACCGGCTTTCTCATCGAAGGCCCGCACCTCGTGGAGGCGGCACTCGCTGCCGGAGTGGCGTTCAAAAGAGTCTTTTTTACCGCGGAGTTTATCTCTAAAAAAGAGGGTAAGCGCCTCCTGCATCTCCTGGAGCGGAAGGCTTCACTTCTCGTGGAGCTCTCCGGAGCGGTGTTCTCCCGGCTCTCGGATACCGAGACGCCCCAGGGCATCATAGCCGTCGTCTCGTGGCCGGCGATCGGTCTCGAGGGGCTGCAGTTCAAAGCAGCGCCCTTCCTGGCCGTCTGCGACGGCATCCAGGACCCGGGAAACCTGGGGACCATCATCCGGAGCGCCGATGCCGCAGGGGCCGATGCGGTGGTCGTCATGCCCGGCACCTGCAACGCCTTCAGCCCCAAGGCAGTGAGGGCCACGGCAGGGAGCATCTTCACTATTCCCGTCGTGCATGCCGCGCCCGATGAGCTGAGGGACTTCCTCTCCGAACGGGATATTCACCTGTGGGGGACCGATAGTCGTGCCGAACGGTCTATATACGAGGCGGATCTGAGCCGCCCGGTCGCCATCGCCCTCGGCAACGAGGCGCATGGGCTGAGCGGGCCGCTGCGAAGGATCGCTGCCGGATTCATGAGCATCCCTCTTGCGGGTCGGGCTGAAAGCCTTAACGTCGCCATGGCAGCGACCGTAGCATTTTACGAGACGCTGCGGCAGCGGAGATTCAGCGGAAGGTAG
- a CDS encoding site-2 protease family protein, translated as MKKKLPWLHLVLFALTFLTTLAAGALQQGINIISEPGRLVEGLPFAGTLMSILLCHELSHYIASKRHHTRATLPYFIPAPSIIGTFGAFIKMKSPIITRKALIDIGASGPIAGFVVSVAACIAGLSMSNVVPVAGAEGALTLGDSLLFSFLAELVLGAAPAHHDILLHPVAFAGWIGLFVTSLNLIPIGQLDGGHIAYAILGDRHRYLSIVLVALLAVLGISALLGASGWEGWLVWAVLMLVLGIKHPPVLYWEAPLDPKRQAIGFLSLIIFIITFIPSPFMLSL; from the coding sequence ATGAAGAAAAAGCTCCCCTGGCTCCATCTGGTGCTGTTTGCGCTGACCTTCCTGACCACGCTCGCTGCCGGGGCGCTCCAGCAGGGGATCAATATCATCAGCGAACCGGGCCGCCTTGTCGAGGGGCTTCCTTTTGCGGGGACGCTGATGTCCATCCTGCTCTGCCACGAGCTCTCGCATTATATCGCCTCGAAGCGGCATCATACCCGGGCGACGCTCCCGTACTTCATCCCCGCGCCTTCGATAATCGGCACCTTCGGCGCGTTCATAAAAATGAAATCGCCTATCATCACGAGAAAGGCGCTCATCGACATCGGCGCGTCGGGCCCGATCGCGGGCTTCGTGGTCTCGGTGGCTGCCTGCATCGCGGGGCTCAGCATGTCAAACGTGGTGCCCGTGGCAGGAGCCGAGGGCGCGTTGACCCTGGGAGATTCGCTCCTCTTCTCTTTCCTTGCGGAGCTCGTCCTCGGCGCGGCGCCTGCTCACCACGATATCCTCCTCCATCCGGTCGCTTTCGCCGGATGGATAGGACTCTTCGTGACCTCTCTCAATCTCATCCCGATCGGTCAGCTCGACGGCGGCCATATCGCCTATGCGATCCTGGGAGACCGGCACCGGTATCTCTCGATAGTGCTGGTAGCCCTCCTGGCAGTGCTCGGCATTTCAGCTCTTCTGGGCGCTTCCGGATGGGAGGGGTGGCTCGTCTGGGCGGTGCTGATGCTGGTCCTCGGCATCAAGCATCCCCCGGTGCTTTACTGGGAGGCGCCTCTCGATCCGAAGCGGCAGGCGATCGGCTTTCTCTCCCTTATCATATTCATTATCACCTTTATCCCCTCGCCGTTCATGCTATCGCTGTGA
- a CDS encoding DUF2062 domain-containing protein, which translates to MPIREKLSSIVKVKDSPRKVALSFAAGVFIGMSPVLGLHTVLGIIAAWIFRLNKFVTIVGVYITNPWTIIPIYTFSTWVGAQMLGIERILPKVDWNQVSVSALLGEMRPLLWPFILGTTLVGLLSAAASYVIVYRAVRRERHD; encoded by the coding sequence TTGCCGATTCGTGAGAAGCTCAGTTCCATTGTCAAGGTAAAGGATTCACCGAGAAAGGTCGCCCTCTCGTTTGCAGCCGGCGTCTTTATCGGCATGTCGCCCGTCCTGGGGCTGCATACCGTGCTCGGGATCATTGCGGCGTGGATTTTCAGGCTGAACAAGTTCGTCACCATCGTCGGCGTCTACATCACCAACCCCTGGACGATCATCCCCATCTACACGTTTTCGACCTGGGTAGGGGCGCAGATGCTCGGCATAGAGAGGATACTCCCGAAGGTCGATTGGAACCAGGTGAGCGTTTCCGCGCTCCTCGGAGAGATGAGGCCGCTCCTCTGGCCCTTTATCCTCGGCACCACCCTGGTGGGCCTGCTGTCCGCTGCCGCGAGCTACGTGATCGTCTACCGGGCGGTGCGGAGGGAGCGGCATGATTAA
- the lon gene encoding endopeptidase La, whose translation MTEIADKEGVKEEVKEVEIPDSVPVLPVRDIVIFPYMILPLFVGRDVSIRAIDHALNTNRMVLLLAQKDLNVETPKTEDLYHVGTVCMIMRMLKLPDGRVKILVQGLSKARVTRFSQDEPFFVADIEKVVEEKPAEPSLETEALIRNVKEQMDKVVSLGKTILPDVMVVIENIEEPGRLADLITANLGLKTEQAQEILEMTDPLERLRRIGEVLSREVQLLTIQQKIQTEARGEIDKTQREYFLREQLKAIQRELGDIDERGEEVREMRRKIEEAKMPEKVLKEAEKQLRRIEKMHPDSAEAGTIRTYLEWLTELPWSKSTKDQLDIKRAEKILDEDHYDLEKIKERILEYLSVRKLKEKMKGPILCFIGPPGVGKTSLGRSIARALGREFVRMSLGGVRDEAEIRGHRRTYVGALPGRIIQGIRQAGSNNPVFMLDEIDKLGMDFRGDPSSALLEVLDPEQNNSFMDHYLAVPFDLSNVMFITTGNLADPIPGPLRDRMEILYLSGYTEEEKLQIAKRYLLPKQLEEHGITAKVLKVQDSAVRQIITHYTREAGVRNLEREIANLCRKVAKQIAEEKAKSFEVTGDTIDKFLGAPRFLPEEEMKTNEVGVATGLAWTEAGGDVIYVEATMMKGKGSLTLTGQLGDVMKESAQAALSYVRSKGGDLGISEDLFSKVDLHIHVPAGAIPKDGPSAGITMATAIASALTGKPVRKDVAMTGEVTLRGRVLPIGGLKEKTLAAKRMKVTTVIAPRRNKKDLDELPKYVKEGMNFILVDTMDEVLRKAIPGIGKQAERERKPATATASAGAAKKASSRTRAKSGAGRNDSGSAKGPKGSHATPAGRRARSSQRTPKKV comes from the coding sequence ATGACAGAGATTGCCGATAAAGAAGGCGTAAAAGAAGAAGTGAAAGAGGTCGAGATTCCGGACTCCGTACCGGTGCTGCCGGTGAGGGATATCGTGATATTCCCCTATATGATTCTCCCCCTGTTCGTCGGACGGGATGTGTCCATACGGGCGATCGACCATGCCTTGAATACCAACAGGATGGTGCTGCTCCTGGCCCAGAAGGACCTGAATGTCGAGACGCCGAAGACCGAGGACCTTTACCACGTCGGCACGGTCTGCATGATCATGCGGATGCTGAAGCTCCCCGACGGACGGGTAAAGATCCTGGTGCAGGGATTGAGCAAGGCGCGGGTGACGAGGTTTTCGCAGGATGAGCCTTTCTTTGTTGCCGATATCGAGAAGGTGGTCGAGGAGAAGCCTGCCGAGCCGTCGCTCGAGACCGAGGCGCTGATCCGGAACGTGAAGGAGCAGATGGACAAGGTCGTCTCGCTCGGCAAGACGATCCTGCCCGACGTCATGGTGGTGATCGAGAATATAGAAGAGCCGGGCCGTCTGGCCGACCTCATCACCGCCAACCTCGGCCTGAAGACCGAGCAGGCCCAGGAGATACTCGAGATGACCGACCCCCTCGAGCGCCTGAGGCGGATCGGCGAGGTGCTGAGCCGCGAGGTGCAGCTGCTCACGATCCAGCAGAAGATCCAGACCGAAGCGCGGGGAGAGATCGACAAGACGCAGCGCGAGTACTTCCTCAGGGAGCAGCTGAAGGCGATACAGCGGGAGCTCGGGGACATCGACGAGCGCGGCGAAGAGGTCAGGGAGATGCGGAGGAAGATCGAGGAAGCGAAGATGCCCGAGAAGGTCCTCAAAGAGGCCGAGAAACAGCTGCGGCGCATCGAGAAGATGCATCCCGACAGCGCGGAGGCCGGCACTATCCGCACCTACCTCGAATGGCTGACCGAGCTCCCCTGGTCGAAGAGCACCAAGGATCAGCTCGACATCAAGAGGGCGGAAAAGATCCTCGACGAGGACCACTACGATCTCGAGAAGATCAAGGAGCGCATCCTCGAGTACCTCAGCGTGCGAAAGCTGAAGGAAAAGATGAAAGGGCCGATCCTCTGCTTCATAGGGCCTCCCGGCGTCGGCAAGACCTCGCTCGGCCGCTCGATCGCGCGCGCCCTCGGCAGGGAGTTCGTCCGGATGTCGCTCGGCGGCGTGCGCGACGAGGCGGAGATACGCGGACACCGGCGGACCTATGTCGGGGCGCTCCCCGGAAGGATCATCCAGGGCATACGCCAGGCCGGATCGAACAACCCCGTCTTCATGCTCGACGAGATCGACAAGCTCGGCATGGATTTCAGGGGCGACCCGTCTTCGGCGCTGCTCGAGGTGCTCGACCCGGAGCAGAACAACTCGTTCATGGACCACTACCTGGCGGTGCCTTTCGATCTTTCGAACGTCATGTTCATTACGACGGGAAACCTCGCCGACCCGATCCCCGGCCCCCTGAGGGACCGTATGGAGATTCTCTATCTGTCCGGGTATACGGAAGAGGAGAAGCTCCAGATCGCCAAGCGGTATCTCCTGCCGAAGCAGCTCGAGGAGCACGGCATTACGGCAAAGGTGCTGAAGGTCCAGGACTCCGCAGTCCGGCAGATCATCACGCACTATACCCGGGAGGCGGGCGTCAGGAACCTCGAGCGCGAGATCGCCAACCTCTGCAGGAAAGTGGCGAAGCAGATAGCCGAGGAGAAGGCGAAGAGCTTCGAGGTGACGGGAGACACTATCGACAAATTCCTCGGCGCCCCGCGCTTTCTCCCCGAAGAGGAGATGAAGACGAACGAGGTCGGCGTCGCGACCGGCCTCGCCTGGACCGAGGCGGGGGGCGACGTCATCTATGTCGAGGCGACGATGATGAAGGGCAAAGGGAGCCTCACCCTGACAGGACAGCTGGGGGATGTTATGAAGGAGTCCGCCCAGGCCGCGCTGAGCTACGTGCGCTCGAAGGGCGGCGACCTCGGCATAAGCGAGGACCTCTTCTCGAAGGTCGACCTGCATATCCATGTCCCTGCCGGCGCCATCCCCAAGGACGGCCCCTCCGCGGGAATCACCATGGCTACGGCGATCGCCTCCGCCCTGACCGGCAAGCCGGTGCGGAAGGATGTGGCGATGACCGGCGAGGTGACCCTCCGCGGCAGGGTGCTCCCCATCGGCGGGCTCAAGGAGAAGACGCTCGCCGCCAAGCGGATGAAGGTCACCACCGTGATCGCGCCGCGGCGGAACAAGAAGGATCTGGACGAGCTGCCCAAGTATGTCAAGGAAGGCATGAACTTCATCCTGGTCGATACGATGGACGAGGTGCTGAGGAAGGCGATCCCGGGCATCGGGAAGCAGGCAGAGAGAGAACGGAAACCCGCAACCGCCACGGCTTCCGCGGGCGCTGCTAAGAAGGCATCGAGCCGTACGCGCGCGAAGAGCGGCGCCGGACGGAATGACTCGGGCAGTGCGAAAGGGCCAAAGGGCAGCCATGCAACTCCGGCAGGTAGGAGAGCTCGCTCTTCTCAGAGAACTCCAAAAAAAGTTTAG
- a CDS encoding Hsp20/alpha crystallin family protein translates to MKELFSYRVETTAWPLIDSYETEDDFVFEIDLPGMSLDEVSITVVGDLLVIEALRRSLKDASRVNYICMERNVKGFRRVVRIPVPVNTAAAEATYAHGVVTVTFPKVKSRTITIAIQRR, encoded by the coding sequence GTGAAGGAACTGTTTTCGTACCGGGTGGAGACCACCGCCTGGCCGCTGATCGACTCCTACGAGACCGAGGACGACTTCGTCTTCGAGATCGATCTCCCGGGAATGAGCCTCGACGAGGTGTCGATCACGGTCGTCGGGGACCTGCTCGTCATCGAGGCGCTGCGGCGGTCGCTGAAGGATGCGTCGAGGGTCAATTATATATGCATGGAGCGGAATGTAAAAGGGTTCAGGCGTGTCGTCAGGATCCCGGTGCCGGTGAATACGGCGGCGGCCGAAGCGACGTATGCTCACGGCGTGGTGACCGTCACGTTTCCGAAGGTGAAGAGCAGGACCATTACCATCGCGATCCAGAGGCGATGA
- the galU gene encoding UTP--glucose-1-phosphate uridylyltransferase GalU: MKRTIKKAIFPAAGLGTRFLPATKASPKEMMPIVDKPLIQYAVEEAISCGIEELIVITGKHKRAIEDHFDSAFELEEKLRIAGKKKILEEINKLNEINFAYIRQRVALGLGHAILCAQPFVKEEPFAVILSDDVVDPDYFLLREMIRVYEELKCPVIALEEVPRAEVSRYGVIDGVLDGDVYRIKNLVEKPKAEEAPSNLAIIGRYILTPDIFDILEKQKPGAGGEIQLTDALRELLNRRVIYGYLIKGNRYDAGDKLGYLKATVDFALRNEEFAEDFRTFLLDRLKIRTIKDVA; the protein is encoded by the coding sequence ATGAAACGAACGATCAAAAAGGCTATCTTTCCCGCTGCGGGTCTGGGCACGCGGTTTTTGCCGGCGACGAAGGCGTCGCCGAAGGAGATGATGCCCATCGTCGACAAGCCGCTGATCCAGTATGCGGTAGAGGAGGCGATCTCCTGCGGCATCGAGGAGCTCATCGTCATTACCGGGAAGCACAAACGGGCGATCGAGGACCACTTCGATTCCGCCTTCGAGCTCGAGGAAAAGCTGCGCATAGCCGGGAAGAAGAAGATCCTCGAGGAGATCAACAAGCTGAACGAGATCAATTTCGCCTATATCCGCCAGAGGGTCGCCCTCGGGCTGGGCCACGCGATCCTCTGTGCGCAGCCCTTCGTCAAGGAGGAGCCCTTCGCGGTCATCCTGAGCGATGACGTCGTCGATCCCGACTATTTTCTCCTGCGGGAGATGATCAGGGTGTACGAGGAGCTGAAGTGCCCGGTCATCGCCCTGGAGGAGGTCCCGCGGGCGGAGGTCTCCCGCTATGGCGTTATCGACGGCGTTCTGGACGGCGATGTCTACCGGATCAAGAATCTCGTCGAAAAGCCGAAGGCCGAAGAGGCGCCTTCGAATCTTGCTATAATAGGAAGATATATACTGACGCCGGACATCTTCGATATTCTCGAGAAACAGAAGCCCGGGGCAGGGGGCGAGATCCAGCTGACCGACGCGCTCCGGGAGCTGTTGAACCGGCGGGTTATTTACGGGTATCTTATAAAAGGGAACCGCTACGATGCGGGCGACAAGCTGGGCTACCTGAAGGCAACGGTCGATTTCGCCTTGCGGAATGAAGAGTTCGCGGAAGACTTCCGTACCTTCCTCCTCGACCGGTTGAAGATCCGCACGATCAAGGACGTGGCGTAA
- the lpxC gene encoding UDP-3-O-acyl-N-acetylglucosamine deacetylase produces the protein MRLQRTLKKEVQFSGIGLHTGRHATVRLKPASRDTGIVFYRVDKGAIVRANVGAVLDTAFATTIGFDGVRIRTVEHLLAAAAGLGIDNLLVEVDGPEIPILDGSATELVGMMLEAGIAKQGKRISFVKITRPVIYEDAHARVVALPYDGMRISFSIHFGHHFLGQQELTLDLDETTFLKEVAPARTFGFLRDVEMLRANGLAKGGSLDNAVVIGDEGILNASGLRFTDEFVRHKILDTVGDLSILGLPLQGHLLLEKAGHTANFRFLKKLLASVDCYRIVSDVDLVGTQALTYR, from the coding sequence ATGAGGTTGCAACGCACTCTAAAGAAAGAGGTCCAGTTCAGCGGCATCGGTCTCCATACCGGACGGCATGCGACGGTGAGGCTGAAGCCCGCTTCGCGCGATACGGGGATCGTCTTTTACCGGGTCGATAAAGGCGCTATCGTTCGGGCGAACGTAGGCGCGGTCCTCGATACCGCGTTCGCTACCACCATAGGGTTCGACGGCGTCAGGATCAGGACGGTCGAGCACCTCCTCGCGGCGGCTGCGGGGCTCGGCATCGACAACCTCCTCGTCGAGGTCGACGGCCCCGAGATCCCGATACTCGACGGCAGCGCCACGGAGCTCGTCGGCATGATGCTCGAGGCGGGGATCGCGAAACAGGGCAAGAGAATATCCTTCGTGAAGATCACCAGGCCGGTGATTTACGAAGACGCTCACGCCCGGGTGGTCGCCCTCCCTTATGACGGCATGCGGATATCCTTTTCGATACACTTCGGCCACCACTTCCTGGGACAGCAGGAGCTGACCCTCGACCTGGACGAGACGACGTTCCTCAAGGAGGTCGCTCCGGCGCGGACCTTCGGGTTCCTGCGCGATGTGGAGATGCTCCGGGCCAACGGGCTCGCCAAAGGCGGCTCGCTCGACAACGCCGTCGTCATCGGCGACGAGGGCATCCTGAACGCGAGCGGCCTCAGGTTTACCGACGAGTTCGTCAGGCACAAGATCCTCGACACCGTCGGAGACCTCTCGATTCTCGGCCTCCCCCTCCAGGGGCACCTGCTGCTCGAAAAGGCCGGGCACACGGCGAACTTCAGGTTCCTGAAGAAGCTCCTCGCCTCCGTCGACTGCTACCGCATCGTCTCGGATGTCGATCTGGTGGGCACGCAGGCCCTCACCTACCGCTAA
- the rimO gene encoding 30S ribosomal protein S12 methylthiotransferase RimO — MIKVHITTLGCPKNQADSDHLARAFLDEGLVPVQESGDADILLVNTCGFIRDAKEESIEEILRLSQEKKGQQGEERKLLVFGCLSQRYREELLKEIPEIDGLWGVGEERKIVDYCRRADLQKRSSAEEKIRAEARKGRSTEAGRRRGGHSDLPAPSLPGSRASYAYLKIAEGCDKRCTFCVIPSIRGRFRSIPRETILEEAREYVARGVRELILVAQDITSYGKEYGNYGLAALLRDLAAIEGDFYLRLLYLYPTAITDELIDIVAGEDKIRKYLDIPLQHSEDRLLRLMGRRGTRKEYTKLIRTLRRRVPEVALRTTFIVGFPSETEDEFNRLIDFIEEIRFDRLGVFPFSQEEGTPSATLKGQLPGKTKQRRVDEIMQRQALISLEKNKELVGRRYPAIVDEIDGPVIIARLYSHAPEIDGVVIIETADAQAPGLTVGEVAPVEITGAFDYDLKATIVDEKAPSRKRIPPKGQLRIITPQ; from the coding sequence ATGATTAAGGTGCATATAACGACGCTCGGCTGCCCCAAAAACCAGGCGGACTCCGACCACCTGGCGCGCGCCTTTCTCGATGAAGGGCTCGTTCCGGTCCAGGAGAGCGGCGATGCCGATATCCTGCTCGTGAACACCTGCGGGTTCATCAGGGATGCGAAAGAGGAGTCGATCGAAGAGATCCTCCGGCTCTCGCAGGAAAAGAAGGGACAGCAGGGCGAAGAGAGAAAGCTCCTCGTCTTCGGCTGCCTCAGCCAGCGGTACCGCGAGGAGCTCCTGAAGGAGATCCCCGAAATCGACGGGCTCTGGGGCGTGGGCGAGGAGCGGAAGATCGTCGACTACTGCAGGAGAGCGGACCTGCAGAAGCGGAGCAGCGCTGAAGAGAAGATCAGGGCGGAAGCCCGGAAGGGCAGGAGCACGGAAGCCGGGAGACGCAGAGGAGGCCATAGCGACCTCCCTGCACCGTCGCTCCCGGGCTCCCGCGCTTCGTACGCCTATCTGAAGATCGCCGAGGGGTGCGACAAACGGTGCACGTTCTGCGTCATTCCCTCGATCAGGGGCAGATTCAGGAGCATTCCCCGGGAGACGATTCTGGAAGAGGCGCGGGAGTATGTGGCGCGGGGAGTGCGCGAGCTGATCCTCGTGGCCCAGGATATCACCAGTTACGGCAAGGAATACGGAAACTATGGCCTGGCAGCGCTGCTGCGGGACCTGGCCGCCATCGAGGGGGACTTTTACCTCCGCCTGCTCTATCTCTACCCGACGGCAATCACCGATGAGCTTATCGATATCGTTGCCGGTGAGGATAAGATCCGGAAGTACCTCGACATCCCGCTCCAGCACTCGGAGGACAGGCTCCTCAGGCTCATGGGAAGAAGGGGGACCCGGAAAGAGTACACCAAGCTGATACGGACCCTGCGGCGCAGGGTCCCCGAGGTCGCCCTGAGGACCACCTTCATCGTCGGCTTCCCTTCCGAGACCGAGGACGAGTTCAACCGTCTTATCGATTTCATAGAGGAGATACGCTTCGACCGGCTCGGCGTCTTTCCCTTTTCGCAAGAGGAGGGGACCCCGTCGGCAACCCTCAAGGGGCAGCTCCCCGGGAAGACGAAGCAGCGGCGGGTCGACGAGATCATGCAGCGGCAGGCGCTGATCTCGCTCGAGAAGAACAAGGAGCTCGTCGGCAGGCGGTACCCGGCGATCGTCGACGAGATCGACGGGCCGGTCATCATCGCCCGGCTCTATTCCCATGCCCCCGAGATCGACGGCGTGGTGATTATAGAGACCGCAGACGCCCAAGCGCCCGGACTGACGGTCGGGGAGGTGGCGCCGGTCGAGATCACCGGCGCCTTCGACTATGACCTGAAAGCAACGATCGTTGACGAAAAAGCACCATCACGGAAGCGCATACCGCCGAAAGGGCAGTTGAGGATCATCACCCCGCAATGA